In one Parambassis ranga chromosome 6, fParRan2.1, whole genome shotgun sequence genomic region, the following are encoded:
- the tnrc6ba gene encoding trinucleotide repeat-containing gene 6B protein isoform X3, which yields MEDKKRKKEDKRKREASQKVTEQKNKVPDLTKPASAQSPATQSSSASPSPGPTPSASPSPATSGPGSAATPSQGGNNAKRLAVANGQPTSTTSSSSTSGGPSAPGNGSTSSGGGTQAPQQPPRYMPREVPPRFRCQQDHKVLLKRGQPPLSSMLLGGGGDSPNANMAAVSDSGTAASSVALTSSSVAASTTTSNYANSMWGASSGSQASSQGREKVIVDGNDLEEWPSIAGNDGGGASFTGSGGGNGNNGMPVNSISASGNQSSPTSSFSLPNECMQSSSSVAWGTAASQGHLGGGNAVAAAGPLLQQPSSLSKAPAVPGSHDASGPIDGSSGIPGANFSPNANPSAWPALVQQDGPTAAGEGGLPSFHHQSHGGSANNSASLGLGSGPVGVLGGHPSLSVNQSSTHQHQLHQMQSRDRDIGGGKWDSESAGPKIAGGEGIGGGMDHGVGDHSHASSWRGQPSYPAANSKTGASRTDGWEGGGSGTGGFGADGDNGTSGWGYQSSTSGSNAWGGAGNGNQTSGVSQGGWGSSGVGGQRSGDWGGSTIGEANPGAEGMGEVCSSNSSSSGGSTVGNPPAASSSSAATTTTTRAWDNQKGEGETEEWGGGAGQGGSSSSGGNSRSGSVPNGSRCRRQAPNPEAALQNLLSRSDLDPRVLSNTGWGQTQIRQNTAWDFEEQSKDGSSSATLKHTSSLTGPSQYSSGPRTLSTDSLGQGGSPSLVPSTGSSGEGWESSSNSSSSGASSGRAPPPTGPNMGRNMGISQSGPLTSTGPGPGVIPSQQGKATGWGGGGMGAGDSQEPKGWGNEEWRSSSSRSGNSGGWGDHAQKGDPVSGGWGGSQEEKGTTGWKEMGGNGGGSGWGSEQKVGAGKDWGERESKSNTGGGGWGDERKNGGGHSGGDSSVGGWGNWDEGAPRRTWGAGGTGGGGSAGGGIGVLGGMGSKPHQNWSGGNKMHQMPNSQSGSITGPQAQLQQQQSQPHNQHPQLQQALDQGAMQGGGGRKLISQAQNQNQSSGWTSGPIPGVSGGGSGSEPSGWEEPSPQSISRKNEIDDGTSAWGDPTHYNYKPVNLWDKNSGPAGQQSHSQGQQSHGPGQQSHGPGQQSHGPGQQSHSQGQQSHGQGQQSHSQGQAQLQQGPPVQQQPSRQAAGLGGNRDFNTGHGPGKASAMGPSGWGGTSPTSPTVDNGTSAWGKPSDTPTGWGDPDDGGKPTCWGNPSTNSIKSGSKSMQDGWGDKEGSVAASRHSSWEDEEEGGGMWNSAGSQGSSSSWGQGSNGGWGVGQNHAGKKPSSKGPVKPSGDSWMSPINRQFSNMGLLNDDPSGSNIDLMPGSLQEKKMEVDKRGMGMNDFTVDMRKGGRGGGAMPYRPPGSKEAAPGDAGSYYDKGGHSIFGSSGGMAQSRHHPSIPQINQSPGIRAQVPHQFLSPQVPGSVLKQMPPPSGSVGSVGGVGGVGGVAGVGGGVFPPQLSPQHLAMLSSIYPPHIQFQLACQLLLQQQNQPQQQQQQQLLQNQRKFAPNVRQQADPQQLARIMAVLQQQRQQQQVGGLGGSSKLSPSHHGGGGPKLPGADSLPHPGLAGSVADLHQKTLGPYSGLNLPGLDLGGSVVGGPGAMKDIGGQQSRFKWMMEGHCSPDTSSPENAFHKNGPVTPMKMQGGSPYSQYDMMVGDGLGDSWHRTPGNKMGAKPTNTPSWPPEFQPGVPWKGIDRIDPESDPYMTPGSMMGNAVSPSLNDTEHQLLQDNTDSTPPLNTLLPSPGAWPYSASDSPLNAHNSAKYTEYKTSWPPEPIGHKSWKASRGNSQTQLSRPPPGLPTQKQPSPSPWSGGAPRLAGRGWSSGSSTTGNAPSSTWSDGSSRESCWLVLSNLTPQIDGSTLRTICMQHGPLLTFHLGLTQGTALIRYSSKQEAAKAQSALHMCVLGNTTILAEFVSEEDVARYIAHSQAGAAGSAGTAAGSATSAPTAASAVGANSNGGSCERGGAGGSSVAGGGGVEGASTAGGAGNGGAGSSSSGWQSLDSTGSSTDQSAPQGPGLGIFTQWSNTGTGVGGAGGVEAGRQGLWGGMGGMSGAGYPSSSLWGSPALEDRHQMGSPASLLPGDLLGGGADSI from the exons ATGGAAgacaagaaaaggaaaaaagaagacaaaaggaAAAGGGAAGCCTCACAGAAG gttacagagcaaaaaaacaaag TGCCAGACTTGACCAAGCCGGCTTCTGCTCAGTCTCCTGCCACtcagagcagctctgcctcCCCCAGCCCTGGACCCACCCCTTCTGCGTCCCCATCCCCAGCCACCTCAGGCCCTGGCAGTGCTGCCACCCCATCACAGGGCGGCAACAATGCCAAGCGCCTGGCAGTGGCCAACGGACagcccacctccaccaccagttcttcctccacctctggcGGCCCGAGTGCTCCTGGAAACGGCAGTACAAGTAGCGGAGGCGGAACACAGGCGCCTCAGCAGCCACCACGCTACATGCCGAGAGAAGTGCCGCCACGATTCCGCTGCCAGCAGGACCATAAAGTGCTACTGAAGAGGGGTCAGCCACCACTGTCCTCCATGCTgctgggagggggaggggacaGCCCCAatgcaaacatggctgctgtctCAG ATTCTGGCACAGCTGCCTCCTCGGTGGCTCTCACCTCATCATCAGTTGCTGCTTCTACTACTACTTCTAATTATGCAAATTCCATGTGGGGGGCAAGCTCAGGCAGCCAGGCCTCCTCTCAGGGCAGGGAGAAGGTGATTGTTGATGGCAACGACCTAGAGGAGTGGCCTAGCATCGCTGGAAATGATGGGGGAGGAGCTTCTTTCACTGGGAGTGGAGGAGGCAATGGCAACAACGGAATGCCTGTGAATAGCATCAGTGCCTCTGGCAACCAATCCTCACCCACTTCCTCGTTCTCTTTGCCCAATGAATGTATGCAGTCGTCCAGCAGTGTGGCGTGGGGGACGGCTGCTTCCCAGGGTCATCTTGGAGGAGGTAATGCAGTAGCTGCAGCTGGGCCTCTGCTACAACAGCCCTCCTCTCTTTCCAAAGCCCCCGCTGTGCCAGGGAGCCATGATGCCAGTGGCCCCATTGATGGTAGCAGTGGGATTCCAGGTGCCAACTTCAGTCCAAATGCCAACCCTTCGGCCTGGCCTGCTCTGGTGCAGCAGGATGGCCCCACTGCTGCAGGGGAAGGAGGTTTGCCTTCTTTCCATCACCAGAGCCATGGAGGGTCTGCCAACAACTCTGCTTCCCTGGGGCTGGGAAGTGGACCAGTTGGGGTGCTGGGGGGTCACCCATCTTTATCTGTGAATCAATCAAGCACCCATCAGCACCAACTTCACCAAATGCAATCCAGAGACAGAGATATTGGAGGTGGAAAGTGGGACAGTGAATCAGCGGGACCAAAAATTGCAGGGGGGGAAGGGATTGGGGGTGGAATGGACCATGGTGTGGGAGACCACAGCCATGCCTCTTCATGGAGAGGCCAGCCTTCTTACCCTGCAGCTAACTCCAAAACGGGTGCCTCAAGGACTGATGGATGGGAGGGTGGAGGAAGTGGCACAGGGGGATTCGGAGCAGATGGGGATAATGGAACCTCGGGTTGGGGATATCAAAGTTCGACAAGTGGGTCTAATGCTTGGGGAGGTGCAGGGAATGGTAATCAAACCTCCGGGGTATCTCAGGGAGGGTGGGGGTCATCAGGTGTAGGTGGGCAGAGAAGTGGCGATTGGGGTGGGAGCACTATCGGTGAAGCTAATCCAGGAGCTGAGGGAATGGGTGAAGTCTGCAGCAGTAACAGCAGTAGTAGTGGAGGCAGCACAGTGGGCAaccctcctgctgcttcctcctcttccgcAGCAACTACCACCACAACCAGAGCCTGGGACAATCAGAAAGGAGAGGGGGAAACGGAGGAATGGGGTGGGGGAGCCGGACAGGGAGGATCTTCATCCAGTGGTGGAAATTCAAGAAGTGGGAGTGTGCCTAATGGCAGTCGTTGTCGCCGGCAGGCACCTAATCCTGAAGCTGCCTTACAGAACCTCCTCAGTCGGTCTGATCTGGACCCTCGAGTTCTGTCTAACACAGGCTGGGGCCAAACACAAATCCGACAAAACACAGCCTGGGACTTTGAGGAACAGAGTAAAGATGGATCTTCATCAgctacattaaaacacacatctTCTCTTACTGGTCCTAGTCAGTATTCTAGTGGACCAAGGACCCTAAGCACTGATTCTTTGGGTCAAGGGGGCAGTCCTTCTCTGGTTCCCTCTACAGGGTCCTCTGGAGAGGGCTGggagagcagcagcaacagtagCAGTAGCGGGGCATCTTCTGGGAGAGCCCCACCACCTACAGGTCCTAACATGGGTAGGAATATGGGCATCTCACAATCTGGGCCATTAACCTCAACAGGACCTGGTCCAGGGGTAATACCCAGCCAGCAGGGGAAGGCTACAggttggggtggaggagggatgGGGGCTGGGGATAGCCAGGAGCCCAAAGGTTGGGGCAATGAAGAATGGAGAAGCAGCAGTAGTAGAAGTGGAAATAGTGGAGGATGGGGTGATCATGCGCAAAAAGGTGATCCAGTCAGTGGAGGCTGGGGAGGAAGTCAAGAGGAGAAAGGGACTACGGGTTGGAAAGAAATGGGCGGAAATGGGGGAGGAAGTGGATGGGGATCAGAACAGAAGGTTGGGGCAGGTAAAGACTGGGGAGAGCGTGAGTCCAAATCAAATACTGGTGGAGGCGGGTGGGGGGATGAGAGGAAGAATGGAGGAGGACACTCAGGTGGGGATTCAAGTGTGGGCGGTTGGGGTAACTGGGATGAAGGTGCTCCAAGGAGGACCTGGGGAGCTGGGGGTACAGGGGGTGGAGGGAGCGCAGGAGGGGGGATTGGTGTTCTTGGCGGAATGGGGTCTAAACCCCATCAAAATTGGAGTGGAGGAAACAAAATGCACCAGATGCCAAACAGCCAGTCGGGCTCCATCACAGGCCCACAGGCACAACTACAACAGCAACAATCACAGCCCCACAATCAACATCCACAGCTGCAGCAAGCGTTGGACCAAGGGGCTATgcaagggggtggggggagaaAACTAATCTCTCAAGCCCAGAATCAGAACCAAAGCTCAGGCTGGACCTCAGGGCCTATCCCTGGTGTCTCTGGAGGTGGAAGTGGATCTGAACCAAGTGGCTGGGAGGAACCCTCACCACAGTCTATTAGCAGAAAGAATGAAATAGACGATGGAACATCAGCATGGGGAGACCCGACCCATTACAACTACAAGCCAGTCAACCTGTGGGATAAGAACAGTGGTCCTGCTGGCCAGCAGTCGCACAGCCAGGGTCAGCAGTCCCACGGCCCGGGTCAGCAGTCCCACGGCCCGGGTCAGCAGTCCCACGGCCCGGGTCAGCAGTCCCACAGCCAGGGTCAGCAGTCCCATGGCCAGGGTCAGCAGTCCCATAGCCAGGGTCAGGCCCAGCTGCAGCAAGGACCtccagtgcagcagcagcctaGTAGGCAAGCAGCAGGGCTTGGAGGCAACAGAGACTTTAACACTGGCCATGGACCTGGGAAAGCTTCAGCAATGG GTCCATCGGGTTGGGGAGGCACTTCTCCAACTAGTCCTACTGTCGACAATGGCACATCAGCTTGGGGAAAACCTAGTGATACCCCAACCGGCTGGGGAGATCCTGACGATGGAGGGAAGCCAACATGCTGGGGGAACCCTTCTACAAACTCCATCAAATCTG GTTCAAAGTCTATGCAAGATGGCTGGGGGGACAAAGAGGGCTCTGTGGCGGCCTCACGCCACTCAAGctgggaggatgaggaggaaggaggtggCATGTGGAACAGTGCTGGCTCCCAGGGTAGCAGCTCATCTTGGGGACAGGGAAGCAATGGGGGCTGGGGAGTGGGGCAGAATCATGCTGGGAAGAAGCCTAGCAGCAAG GGTCCAGTGAAGCCTAGTGGAGACTCTTGGATGAGCCCCATCAACAGACAGTTCTCTAACATGGGCCTGCTG AATGATGATCCCAGTGGTTCGAATATTGACCTGATGCCAGGATCTCTCCAGGAGAAAAAGATGGAGGTGGATAAAAGAGGCATGGGAATGAATGATTTCACTGTCGATatgaggaagggaggaagaggaggtggagcaaTGCCTTATCGTCCTCCTGGTTCTAAAGAGGCAGCACCTGGAGATGCTGGTTCTTACTATGACAAG GGTGGCCACAGTATCTTTGGCAGTAGTGGAGGGATGGCCCAGTCAAGACATCATCCAAGTATCCCACAGATAAACCAGTCCCCAGGGATACGAGCGCAAGTGCCTCATCAGTTCCTGTCACCTCAG GTGCCAGGCTCCGTGCTGAAGCAGATGCCCCCTCCCAGCGGGAGTGTTGGGAGTGTTGGGGGTGTCGGTGGCGTGGGAGGAGTGGCAGGAGTCGGGGGAGGTGTTTTCCCGCCGCAGCTGTCCCCCCAGCATCTTGCCATGCTCAGCAGCATCTATCCACCTCACATCCAGTTTCAGCTG GCttgtcagctcctcctccagcagcagaatcaaccgcagcaacaacagcagcagcaactgcTGCAAAACCAGAGGAAGTTCGCACCAAATGTGCGGCAGCAGGCAGACccacagcag CTGGCCAGGATTATGGCAGTGCTCCAGCAgcaaaggcagcagcagcaggttggagGTTTAGGTGGCAGCTCCAAACTTTCCCCCTCCCACCATGGTGGAGGTGGTCCCAAACTGCCCGGGGCTGATTCCCTACCCCACCCAGGCCTTGCAGGATCAGTGGCTGACTTGCACCAGAAAACTCTTGGACCATACTCTG GGTTGAACCTCCCAGGTCTGGACTTGGGTGGCTCTGTGGTGGGGGGGCCTGGAGCCATGAAGGACATAGGTGGTCAACAGTCCCGCTTCAAATGGATGATGGAGGGACACTGTTCTCCGGACACATCCTCACCCGAGAATGCGTTCCACAAAAACG GTCCTGTCACCCCTATGAAGATGCAGGGGGGCTCACCCTACTCCCAGTACGACATGATGGTTGGGGACGGGTTGGGTGACAGCTGGCATCGCACCCCTGGCAACAAGATGGGCGCCAAGCCTACCAACACACCGAGCTGGCCACCTG AATTTCAGCCTGGCGTGCCATGGAAAGGAATTGACCGCATTGACCCTGAGTCTGACCCCTACATGACCCCAGGGAGCATGATGGGAAATGCTGTGTCCCCCAGTCTCAATGATACAGAGCACCAGTTGTTACAAGACAATACTG attCCACCCCTCCCCTGAACACCTTGCTGCCTTCACCTGGTGCCTGGCCCTACAGTGCCTCAGACAGTCCCCTCAACGCACACAACTCAG CAAAGTACACAGAATACAAGACCAGCTGGCCCCCAGAGCCCATAGGACACAAGTCTTGGAAAGCAAGCCGTGGCAACAGCCAGACCCAGTTATCTCGCCCACCTCCAGGCCTGCCCACTCAAAAGCAGCCATCTCCTTCCCCTTGGTCAGGAGGAGCCCCCCGCTTGGCCGGTCGGGGCTGGAGTAGTGGCTCAAGCACCACTGGTAATGCTCCAA gcTCGACCTGGAGTGATGGCAGCTCTCGGGAAAGCTGCTGGCTGGTGCTCAGCAACCTCACACcacag ATCGATGGCTCCACTCTAAGAACCATCTGCATGCAACATGGTCCCTTGCTGACCTTTCACCTCGGCCTCACCCAGGGCACTGCTCTGATTCGCTACAGCTCCAAACAAGAGGCAGCAAAGGCCCAGAGTGCACTCCACAT GTGTGTTCTGGGTAACACCACCATCTTGGCAGAGTTTGTGAGTGAGGAGGATGTTGCTCGCTACATTGCACATTCCcaggcaggagcagcaggaagcgcAGGAACTGCAGCTGGCTCCGCAACCTCCGCACCCACGGCAGCCTCTGCAGTGGGTGCTAACAGTAATGGAGGAAGCTGTGagagaggtggagcaggaggcagcagcgtggcaggaggaggaggagtagaagGAGCCtccacagcaggaggagcaggaaatgGAGGAGCCGGGTCTTCCAGCTCTGGGTGGCAAAGTCTGGACAGCACAGGCAGCTCTACAGATCAGTCTGCCCCCCAAGGACCTGGGCTGGGCATTTTCACCCAGTGGAGCAACACTGGAACAGGGGTGGGCGGTGCTGGAGGTGTGGAGGCCGGAAGGCAGGGTCTCTGGGGGGGAATGGGTGGAATGAGCGGGGCGGGATACCCAAGCAGTAGTCTCTGGGGTTCTCCGGCACTAGAGGATCGTCACCAGATGGGCAGCCCCGCATCACTGCTGCCAGGGGACCTGCTGGGCGGGGGGGCTGACTCCATCTGA